Proteins from a single region of Streptomyces sp. HUAS 15-9:
- a CDS encoding HAD-IIA family hydrolase — protein MESVRAVLIDIDGVLTVSWRPLPGAVEALREIRAAGLGVALVTNTTSRTRASIAATLSEAGFEVRAEDVLTAPSVTAAHLAEHFPGARCALLNSGDIAEDLVGVTLVDGDTVPDVVVVGGAGPEFGYTALNRAFGHLQRGARLVAMHRNLYWRTDEGLQLDTGAFLVGLEKAARVEAEVTGKPSPAFFAAALARLGVGADAALMVGDDIEFDVLAAQRAGITGVLVKTGKYLPETHERASGTPDHVLDSFADLPALLKLTQ, from the coding sequence ATGGAATCCGTGCGTGCCGTGCTGATCGACATCGACGGGGTGCTCACCGTCTCGTGGCGGCCGCTGCCGGGGGCGGTGGAGGCGCTGCGGGAGATCCGTGCGGCCGGGCTCGGGGTCGCGCTGGTCACCAACACCACCTCCCGTACGCGCGCGTCGATCGCCGCGACGCTGTCGGAGGCCGGGTTCGAGGTGAGGGCCGAGGACGTCCTCACCGCGCCCTCGGTCACCGCGGCCCATCTGGCCGAGCACTTTCCCGGCGCCCGGTGCGCCCTGCTCAACAGTGGGGACATCGCGGAGGACCTCGTCGGGGTCACCCTGGTCGACGGGGACACGGTCCCGGACGTGGTCGTGGTCGGCGGCGCGGGGCCCGAGTTCGGCTACACGGCCCTCAACCGGGCCTTCGGGCATCTGCAGCGGGGTGCGCGGCTGGTGGCCATGCACCGCAATCTGTACTGGCGGACGGACGAGGGTCTGCAGCTGGACACGGGGGCGTTCCTGGTCGGGCTGGAGAAGGCGGCACGGGTCGAGGCGGAGGTCACGGGCAAGCCGTCACCGGCGTTCTTCGCGGCGGCGCTGGCCCGGCTGGGGGTGGGTGCGGACGCGGCGCTGATGGTGGGCGACGACATCGAGTTCGACGTGCTGGCGGCGCAGCGCGCCGGGATCACCGGTGTGCTGGTGAAGACCGGCAAGTACCTGCCGGAGACCCACGAGAGGGCGAGCGGCACCCCGGACCACGTCCTGGACTCGTTCGCGGACCTGCCCGCGCTGCTGAAGCTAACGCAGTAG
- a CDS encoding beta-galactosidase: MKRTLSVPGIAYGGDYNPEQWPEEVWAEDVRLMREAGVNMVSVGIFSWALMEPSEGVYDFSRMDRILDLLQENGIAADLATPTAAPPAWFFRAHPEALPVDRDGRTLSYGSRQTFCPSSPAYREAALRIAGALAERYADHPAVVMWHVHNEYGCHNAACYCDTSAEAFRRWLRARYGDDLAALNHAWGTTFWSQWYYDWDEILPPRATGAVPNPTHQLDWRRFCSDELLSLCTAERDVLRAAAPAIPATTNFMVMHNFDALDYWRWAPELDVVSNDHYLMSADPESEIDVALSGDLTRSLAGGPWLLMEHSTGAVNWQPVNRAKHPGELRRNALAHVAHGADGIAYFQWRAAKAGAEQWHSAMLPHSGTDSHIWRDVVRLGADLKALAEVRGSTGAAKVAIVWDWNARWAVELPSQPSGELRYQELARAWYEPLWRSGVAVDFVRPDADLSAYRLVLAPNLYLVDDTGAANLTSYTEQGGTLVVGFHSGAVDENCHVRLRGYPGAFREVLGVRTDELFPLLPGEPVGLSGEVPNGASGTLWSERVRLEGAEAVAAYADGPLTGVPAVTRHAHGTGTAWYVATLPDPDTLAELLDRIRAEAGVAPVRTAPPGVEVVLRRGTDADYLFVIDHVGRGADVPVAPGATELLSGKETLGTVTVAPGDIAVVREPRAR; this comes from the coding sequence ATGAAGCGCACCCTGTCCGTCCCCGGCATCGCCTACGGCGGCGACTACAACCCCGAGCAGTGGCCCGAGGAGGTGTGGGCCGAGGACGTACGCCTCATGCGCGAGGCGGGCGTGAACATGGTGAGCGTCGGCATCTTCTCCTGGGCGCTGATGGAGCCGTCCGAGGGCGTGTACGACTTCTCGCGCATGGACCGGATCCTCGACCTGCTGCAGGAGAACGGCATCGCCGCCGACCTGGCCACGCCCACCGCGGCCCCGCCCGCCTGGTTCTTCCGGGCCCACCCCGAGGCCCTGCCCGTCGACCGGGACGGCCGGACCCTCTCGTACGGCAGCCGCCAGACGTTCTGCCCCAGCAGCCCCGCCTACCGCGAGGCGGCCCTGCGCATCGCGGGCGCGCTCGCCGAGCGGTACGCGGACCACCCGGCCGTCGTGATGTGGCACGTGCACAACGAGTACGGCTGTCACAACGCGGCCTGCTACTGCGACACCAGCGCCGAGGCCTTCCGCCGCTGGCTGCGCGCCCGGTACGGCGACGACCTGGCGGCGCTCAACCACGCCTGGGGCACGACGTTCTGGAGCCAGTGGTACTACGACTGGGACGAGATCCTCCCGCCCCGGGCCACCGGTGCCGTACCCAACCCCACGCACCAGCTGGACTGGCGGCGCTTCTGCTCCGACGAACTGCTGTCGCTGTGCACGGCGGAGCGCGACGTGCTGCGGGCGGCGGCCCCGGCGATCCCCGCCACCACCAACTTCATGGTGATGCACAACTTCGACGCGCTGGACTACTGGCGCTGGGCGCCGGAGCTGGACGTGGTCTCCAACGACCACTACCTCATGTCCGCCGACCCCGAGTCGGAGATCGACGTGGCGCTCAGCGGCGATCTGACGCGATCCCTGGCCGGCGGCCCCTGGCTGCTGATGGAGCACTCCACCGGTGCCGTCAACTGGCAACCGGTCAACCGCGCCAAGCACCCCGGCGAGCTGCGCCGCAACGCCCTCGCCCATGTGGCCCACGGCGCGGACGGCATCGCCTACTTCCAGTGGCGGGCCGCGAAGGCGGGCGCCGAGCAGTGGCACTCGGCGATGCTGCCGCACTCCGGCACCGACAGCCACATCTGGCGGGACGTGGTCCGGCTCGGCGCGGATCTGAAGGCCCTGGCCGAGGTGCGCGGCAGCACGGGCGCGGCGAAGGTCGCGATCGTCTGGGACTGGAACGCCCGCTGGGCCGTGGAACTGCCCTCCCAGCCGAGCGGCGAACTCCGCTACCAGGAGCTGGCACGGGCCTGGTACGAGCCGCTGTGGCGCTCGGGCGTGGCCGTGGACTTCGTCCGTCCCGACGCCGACCTCTCCGCCTACCGCCTGGTCCTGGCCCCGAACCTCTACCTGGTCGACGACACGGGCGCGGCGAACCTCACGTCGTACACCGAGCAGGGCGGCACGCTGGTCGTCGGCTTCCACAGCGGGGCGGTCGACGAGAACTGCCATGTGCGGCTGCGCGGTTACCCGGGCGCGTTCCGGGAGGTCCTGGGCGTGCGCACCGACGAGCTGTTCCCGCTCCTGCCGGGCGAGCCGGTCGGCCTGAGCGGTGAGGTGCCCAACGGCGCCTCGGGCACGCTGTGGTCGGAGCGGGTGCGGCTCGAAGGCGCCGAGGCGGTCGCGGCGTACGCGGACGGCCCGCTGACCGGTGTCCCGGCCGTGACCCGGCACGCGCACGGCACGGGCACCGCCTGGTACGTGGCGACACTCCCCGACCCGGACACCCTCGCCGAGCTCCTCGACCGCATTCGCGCCGAGGCGGGCGTCGCGCCGGTGCGCACCGCCCCGCCCGGGGTCGAGGTGGTCCTGCGGCGCGGCACCGACGCGGACTACCTGTTCGTCATCGACCACGTCGGCCGGGGCGCGGACGTCCCGGTCGCGCCGGGCGCGACGGAACTCCTGTCCGGCAAGGAGACCCTCGGCACGGTCACGGTCGCGCCCGGCGACATTGCCGTCGTACGGGAGCCACGGGCTCGGTGA
- a CDS encoding effector-associated constant component EACC1 → MTWRQTRPRHPKIIIRRGDVEICLTDATEEEVRRLVDALEQADETSSPS, encoded by the coding sequence GTGACCTGGCGGCAGACCCGGCCACGGCATCCGAAGATCATCATCAGGCGCGGCGACGTAGAAATCTGTCTGACGGACGCGACAGAGGAAGAAGTTCGTCGGCTGGTGGACGCGCTGGAGCAAGCGGACGAGACCTCTTCACCGTCATGA
- a CDS encoding NAD(P)-dependent oxidoreductase, protein MTEEQSRNGVQIHGDLVRDSGLEWTISRPPRFTDKPLTGAYRTAFEQNLRCGTSISRADVAHHMLSVLDRPETIRRTMGVAH, encoded by the coding sequence GTGACCGAGGAGCAGAGCCGTAACGGCGTGCAGATCCATGGGGACCTGGTGCGCGACAGCGGTCTGGAGTGGACCATCTCGCGCCCGCCCCGTTTCACCGACAAGCCCCTCACCGGCGCCTACCGCACCGCCTTCGAACAGAACCTGCGCTGTGGCACCAGCATCTCCCGCGCCGACGTGGCCCATCACATGCTGTCGGTGCTCGACCGTCCCGAGACGATCCGGCGCACGATGGGCGTCGCCCACTGA
- a CDS encoding NUDIX domain-containing protein, translated as MTTEGIDIPDRRGRTGLDRTGLELSRNPRVKVREVKLLSSHWYVERATTFDIRRSDGTWSTQQRETHDRGNGATLLLYDKGRETVLLTRQFRFPVYVNGHPDGMLVETPGGLLDDDDEHPEIAVRREAVEETGHTVGAVEHVFDVYMSPGSVTERVSFYAAAYGPSTRTHEGGGLDEEGEDIEILELPFRRALEMIRTGEIADAKTIMLLQWAALDGPFAAA; from the coding sequence ATGACGACCGAAGGCATCGACATCCCGGACCGCCGGGGCCGTACCGGACTCGACCGGACCGGGCTGGAGCTGAGCCGCAATCCGCGGGTCAAGGTCCGCGAGGTGAAGCTCCTGTCCAGTCACTGGTACGTCGAACGTGCCACCACCTTCGACATCCGGCGCTCCGACGGGACCTGGAGCACCCAGCAGCGCGAGACGCACGACCGGGGCAACGGCGCCACCCTGCTGCTGTACGACAAGGGACGCGAAACCGTGCTGCTCACCCGGCAGTTCCGCTTCCCGGTGTATGTCAACGGGCACCCGGACGGCATGCTGGTGGAGACGCCGGGCGGGCTGCTCGACGACGATGACGAGCACCCGGAGATCGCCGTCAGGCGCGAGGCGGTGGAGGAGACCGGGCACACCGTCGGCGCGGTGGAGCACGTCTTCGACGTCTATATGAGCCCGGGCTCGGTCACCGAACGCGTCAGCTTCTACGCGGCCGCCTACGGTCCCTCCACCCGCACCCACGAGGGCGGGGGACTGGACGAGGAGGGCGAGGACATCGAGATCCTCGAACTCCCCTTCCGCAGGGCCCTGGAGATGATCCGCACCGGCGAGATCGCCGACGCCAAGACCATCATGCTCCTCCAATGGGCGGCGCTGGACGGGCCGTTCGCCGCGGCGTGA
- a CDS encoding carbohydrate ABC transporter permease → MTTDMTTKTPEAAAVPPPGAASASKRASQGHRRLLTRRDRFTLALMAGVPTVLHVALVWVTALASIALAFTTWDGIGFDSIKWVGLDNFEQLFNDNPQFWPAVQHNVIWFVVLILIPTPLGLFLAIQLDKKIRFSRVYQTAFFLPVVISMACIGFVWQLVYNPDTGLINSIIGANKPGHYIDWIGDPKLNLWAVLIAASWRHTGYMMILYLAGLKSVDPSLREASALDGANEWQTFKSVIFPTLRPTNTVVLVVTIIEALRAFDLVFVFNKGAQGTELLSILVTNNIIGESSRIGYGSAIAVVLLVISLAVIIPYLVATFRKERRS, encoded by the coding sequence ATGACAACCGACATGACGACGAAGACCCCGGAGGCGGCTGCCGTGCCGCCTCCGGGCGCTGCCTCCGCATCCAAGCGGGCGAGCCAGGGCCACCGGCGCCTGCTGACCCGCCGTGACCGGTTCACGCTCGCCCTGATGGCGGGCGTGCCCACGGTCCTGCACGTGGCCCTGGTCTGGGTCACCGCCCTCGCCTCCATCGCGCTCGCCTTCACCACCTGGGACGGCATCGGGTTCGACTCGATCAAGTGGGTGGGCCTCGACAACTTCGAACAACTCTTCAACGACAACCCGCAGTTCTGGCCGGCCGTCCAGCACAACGTCATCTGGTTCGTCGTCCTGATCCTCATCCCGACGCCGCTGGGCCTCTTCCTCGCCATTCAGCTGGACAAGAAGATCCGCTTCAGCCGCGTCTACCAGACGGCGTTCTTCCTGCCGGTCGTCATCTCCATGGCGTGCATCGGCTTCGTCTGGCAGCTGGTCTACAACCCGGACACGGGCCTGATCAACAGCATCATCGGCGCCAACAAGCCGGGCCACTACATCGACTGGATCGGCGACCCCAAGCTCAATCTGTGGGCCGTCCTCATCGCCGCGTCCTGGCGGCACACCGGCTACATGATGATCCTGTACCTGGCCGGCCTGAAGAGCGTCGACCCGTCGCTCAGGGAAGCCTCCGCGCTGGACGGCGCCAATGAGTGGCAGACGTTCAAGAGCGTCATCTTCCCGACGCTGCGCCCCACCAACACGGTGGTCCTGGTCGTCACCATCATCGAGGCCCTGCGCGCCTTCGACCTGGTGTTCGTGTTCAACAAGGGCGCCCAGGGCACCGAGTTGCTGTCGATCCTGGTGACCAACAACATCATCGGCGAGTCCAGCCGCATCGGTTACGGGTCGGCGATCGCGGTGGTCCTGCTGGTCATCTCGCTCGCCGTGATCATCCCCTACCTGGTGGCCACCTTCCGGAAGGAGCGGCGATCGTGA
- a CDS encoding cobalt-precorrin-6A reductase, giving the protein MSPHVLILGGTTEARRLAADLATRPGLRVTTSLAGRVARPGALDGDVRIGGFGGAEGLADWLREQRADAVVDATHPFAASITANAARAAQATGLPLVVLRRPGWRPAPGDRWHPAPSLAAAADALPGLGRRVFLTTGRLGLAAFARLTDLHFVVRSVEPPEPPMPPDAEVILARGPFTVADELTLLRAHRIDVLVTKDSGGEATAAKLTAARELGLPVVVVQRPPLPPGVSAVPDVAAVLERLGLTPS; this is encoded by the coding sequence ATGTCCCCGCACGTCCTGATCCTCGGCGGCACCACCGAGGCCCGCCGGCTGGCCGCCGACCTCGCGACCCGCCCCGGCCTCCGGGTCACCACCTCCTTGGCCGGCCGGGTGGCCCGGCCCGGGGCGCTGGACGGGGATGTACGGATCGGTGGCTTCGGCGGTGCCGAGGGGCTGGCGGACTGGCTTCGCGAGCAGCGGGCGGACGCGGTCGTGGACGCCACGCATCCCTTCGCCGCGTCGATCACCGCGAACGCGGCACGGGCCGCGCAGGCCACCGGGCTGCCCCTGGTGGTCCTGCGCCGCCCCGGCTGGCGGCCCGCACCCGGCGACCGCTGGCACCCGGCCCCGTCCCTGGCCGCGGCCGCGGACGCGCTGCCCGGCCTCGGCCGACGGGTGTTCCTGACCACCGGCCGCCTGGGCCTCGCGGCCTTCGCCCGGCTGACGGACCTGCACTTCGTCGTACGGTCCGTGGAGCCGCCCGAGCCGCCGATGCCGCCCGATGCCGAAGTGATCCTGGCCCGCGGGCCGTTCACCGTGGCCGACGAGCTGACGCTGCTGCGCGCCCACCGCATCGACGTGCTGGTCACCAAGGACAGCGGGGGAGAGGCGACGGCCGCCAAACTGACGGCCGCGCGCGAACTCGGCCTGCCCGTGGTCGTCGTACAACGCCCCCCGCTCCCGCCCGGCGTGAGCGCGGTCCCCGATGTGGCGGCCGTACTGGAGAGACTCGGCCTCACCCCGTCGTGA
- a CDS encoding sulfite exporter TauE/SafE family protein — MNTMTLWHITGWEFAALALAALLVGFSKTAVSGANTVSLAVFAAVLPARASTGVLLPVLIVGDLLAVASYRRHAHWPTLWRLFPAVAAGVVLGTLFLVWADDGIVRISIGAPLLLMAAVTVCRRRRAGADEEPDPVATRAGRVKARSYGVLGGFTTMVANAGGPVMSLYLLSAGFRKLGFLGTSAFFFLIVNLSKVPFSAGLGLIDGRSLLLDAALAVFVVPGALFGTWAVNRINQRLFEQLVIAATVVGGAQLLLR, encoded by the coding sequence ATGAACACGATGACGCTCTGGCACATAACCGGCTGGGAGTTCGCCGCCCTCGCCCTCGCGGCGCTGCTCGTCGGCTTCTCCAAGACCGCCGTCAGCGGGGCCAACACGGTCAGCCTCGCCGTCTTCGCGGCCGTCCTGCCCGCCCGCGCCTCCACCGGCGTGCTGCTCCCCGTGCTGATCGTGGGCGACCTGCTGGCCGTCGCCAGCTACCGCCGGCACGCCCACTGGCCCACGCTGTGGCGGCTGTTCCCGGCGGTGGCGGCCGGCGTGGTGCTCGGCACGCTGTTCCTCGTGTGGGCCGACGACGGGATCGTACGGATCTCCATCGGCGCGCCCCTGCTGCTGATGGCGGCGGTCACGGTGTGCCGGCGGCGCCGGGCCGGCGCGGACGAGGAGCCGGACCCGGTCGCCACCCGGGCCGGCCGGGTCAAGGCCCGCTCCTACGGCGTCCTCGGCGGCTTCACCACGATGGTCGCCAACGCGGGCGGCCCGGTGATGTCGCTGTACCTGCTGTCCGCGGGCTTCCGGAAGCTGGGCTTCCTCGGCACGTCGGCCTTCTTCTTCCTGATCGTGAACCTGTCCAAGGTGCCCTTCAGCGCCGGCCTCGGTCTGATCGACGGCCGCTCGCTGCTCCTTGACGCCGCGCTCGCGGTGTTCGTCGTGCCCGGGGCGTTGTTCGGCACATGGGCTGTGAACAGGATCAACCAGCGGCTCTTCGAGCAACTGGTGATCGCGGCGACCGTCGTGGGCGGCGCTCAGCTGCTACTGCGTTAG
- the cobF gene encoding precorrin-6A synthase (deacetylating), with protein MRKIHVIGIGAGDPDQLTLQAVKALRSTDVFFLVEKGEVKNDLTRLRRDMLDAHLPEGSYRLVEARDPERDRSAGGAAYSPAVGDWRSARADIYERLITEELGADESGAFLVWGDPSLYDSTLGILEEVLARGAVAFEYDVVPGISSVSALVARHRTGLNRVARPVQITTGRRLAEGFPQGVDDVVVMLDAHQTFRRYADQDIDIYWGAYIGTPDEILVSGPLAEAGPRIERVRAEARERKGWIMDTYLLRRRPEDD; from the coding sequence GTGCGAAAGATTCATGTCATCGGTATCGGTGCGGGCGACCCCGACCAGCTGACCTTGCAGGCGGTCAAGGCGCTGCGCAGCACCGACGTGTTCTTCCTCGTCGAGAAGGGCGAGGTGAAGAACGATCTGACGCGGCTGCGCCGGGACATGCTGGACGCGCACCTGCCGGAGGGGTCGTACCGGCTGGTGGAGGCGCGCGACCCGGAGCGGGACCGGAGCGCCGGGGGTGCGGCGTACTCCCCGGCGGTCGGGGACTGGCGCAGCGCCCGCGCCGACATCTACGAGCGGCTGATCACCGAGGAACTCGGGGCGGACGAGAGCGGGGCGTTCCTGGTCTGGGGGGACCCGTCGCTGTACGACAGCACGCTCGGGATCCTCGAGGAGGTGCTCGCCCGCGGTGCGGTGGCCTTCGAGTACGACGTGGTGCCGGGCATCAGCAGCGTCTCGGCCCTCGTCGCGCGGCACCGCACGGGACTGAACCGGGTGGCCCGGCCGGTGCAGATCACCACGGGGCGGCGGCTGGCCGAGGGGTTCCCGCAGGGCGTGGACGACGTGGTGGTGATGCTCGACGCGCACCAGACCTTCCGGCGGTACGCCGACCAGGACATCGACATCTACTGGGGCGCGTACATAGGCACCCCGGACGAGATCCTCGTCTCCGGTCCCCTCGCCGAGGCGGGCCCGCGCATCGAGCGGGTGCGCGCCGAGGCACGTGAGCGCAAGGGCTGGATCATGGACACATATCTGCTGCGCAGGCGCCCCGAGGACGACTGA
- a CDS encoding effector-associated constant component EACC1, translating into MQVVIRIESERQEEELRSLDGWLRQEPAIRRTATVSLRTETAASGSMGGLIDSLGLIH; encoded by the coding sequence ATGCAAGTTGTGATTCGGATCGAGAGCGAGCGTCAGGAGGAAGAGCTTCGGTCGCTGGACGGGTGGTTGCGTCAGGAGCCAGCCATTCGACGAACGGCTACGGTCTCGTTGCGCACAGAGACTGCGGCAAGCGGATCCATGGGTGGTCTGATCGACAGCCTTGGACTGATTCACTAG
- a CDS encoding MBL fold metallo-hydrolase, with protein MQLTVLGGCGAWPTAVQACSGYLVEYAGFRLLIDPGYATLPRLLDHNTVDSIDAVLISHGHPDHCADLNPLLRARGLSDTPPSALPVYAPHGAADAVLALDKPSMLAETYRLREFKPGDRFDIGPFRTDTWLLPHFVPNAGIRLTTPETVLAYTGDTGPSPDILRLAESADLLLSEATYAHEVPAADAPYLLTARLAGQYASQAGAARLMLTHLWPGTDPKAAHETAAQTFRHPVDVATPGLVADLARGGGQTAPGTE; from the coding sequence ATGCAACTGACCGTTCTCGGCGGCTGCGGGGCGTGGCCCACCGCAGTTCAGGCATGCAGCGGCTACCTCGTCGAGTACGCGGGTTTCCGCCTGCTCATCGACCCCGGGTACGCCACGCTGCCACGCCTGCTCGACCACAACACCGTCGACTCCATTGACGCCGTGCTGATCAGCCACGGACACCCCGACCACTGCGCTGACCTCAACCCTCTCCTGCGCGCCCGAGGCCTGAGTGACACGCCACCGTCGGCACTGCCGGTATACGCGCCCCACGGCGCGGCCGATGCCGTTCTCGCGCTCGACAAACCGAGCATGCTCGCCGAGACGTACCGCCTTCGCGAGTTCAAGCCCGGTGACCGGTTCGACATCGGCCCGTTCAGAACCGACACCTGGCTCCTGCCGCACTTCGTGCCCAACGCCGGCATCCGACTGACCACGCCGGAAACCGTGCTCGCCTACACCGGCGACACGGGTCCAAGCCCCGACATCCTGCGCCTCGCTGAAAGTGCTGACCTGTTGTTGTCGGAAGCCACGTACGCCCACGAGGTACCGGCCGCCGACGCACCGTATCTGCTGACCGCACGACTGGCCGGCCAGTACGCGAGCCAGGCGGGCGCTGCCAGGCTCATGCTCACCCACCTGTGGCCAGGGACAGATCCGAAAGCCGCACACGAAACAGCCGCGCAGACCTTCCGGCACCCCGTCGACGTCGCCACCCCCGGGCTCGTCGCCGACCTCGCCCGTGGAGGCGGACAAACGGCTCCTGGCACTGAATGA
- a CDS encoding carbohydrate ABC transporter permease, which yields MSAPTLAAGALKKRAPVRPARILLHVFLAGTALAWLAPLLWAIFSALRPYSETSEKGYVSWPDTLNFDNFKNAFEQSDMTHYFGNTLLIAVPAVLLTLFLSSMVAFYVSRFDFRLNLALLLVFTAGNLLPQQVIITPLYRMYLLTDLPGITQSGKLYDSALGLVLIHVAFQSGFCAFVLSNYMRSLPHELTEAALVDGASVWRLYWQITLPLCKPAMAALATLLSIWIYNDFFWALVLISTGENMPITSALNNLSGQYFTDPNLVAAGALLTAIPTLIVYFALQRQFVSGLTLGSNKG from the coding sequence GTGAGCGCCCCCACCCTCGCGGCCGGCGCGCTCAAGAAGCGCGCGCCCGTCCGCCCCGCCCGCATCCTGCTGCACGTCTTCCTCGCCGGCACGGCTCTGGCCTGGCTCGCCCCGCTGCTGTGGGCGATCTTCTCGGCACTGCGCCCGTACAGCGAGACCAGCGAGAAGGGCTATGTGTCCTGGCCGGACACGCTGAACTTCGACAACTTCAAGAACGCGTTCGAACAGTCGGACATGACGCACTACTTCGGCAACACGCTGCTGATCGCGGTGCCGGCCGTGCTGCTCACGCTGTTCCTGTCGTCGATGGTCGCCTTCTACGTCAGCCGATTCGACTTCCGCCTCAACCTCGCGCTGCTGCTGGTCTTCACGGCGGGCAACCTGCTTCCGCAGCAGGTCATCATCACCCCGCTGTACCGGATGTACCTGCTCACCGACCTGCCCGGCATCACGCAGAGCGGCAAACTGTACGACTCCGCGCTCGGCCTGGTGCTGATCCATGTGGCGTTCCAGTCCGGCTTCTGCGCGTTCGTGCTCAGCAACTACATGCGCTCGCTGCCGCACGAACTGACCGAGGCCGCGCTCGTGGACGGCGCCTCGGTGTGGCGGCTGTACTGGCAGATCACGCTGCCGCTGTGCAAGCCGGCCATGGCGGCTCTGGCCACCCTGTTGTCGATCTGGATCTACAACGACTTCTTCTGGGCCCTCGTACTGATCTCGACCGGCGAGAACATGCCGATCACCTCGGCCCTGAACAACCTCTCCGGCCAGTACTTCACGGACCCCAACCTGGTCGCCGCCGGCGCCCTGCTCACCGCGATCCCCACGCTGATCGTGTACTTCGCGCTCCAGCGGCAGTTCGTCAGCGGTCTCACCCTGGGCTCCAACAAGGGCTGA
- a CDS encoding DUF309 domain-containing protein has translation MGSAEASRGRPVETRDRDSEGRARNARPRDGLGRPLSYGAAGVERQPEGVVRTPRETVSQAQALLDAGKPFHAHEVFEDAWKSGPQDERALWRGLAQLAVGLTHAARGNATGGVRLLRRGAGAVEEWAAERGERRPYGMDVTGLVGWARGLADDVERDAGASVDAGARAPRLRGDGAP, from the coding sequence ATGGGCAGCGCAGAGGCATCGCGGGGACGGCCGGTGGAGACGCGGGACCGGGACAGTGAGGGACGTGCGCGGAACGCGCGGCCGCGGGACGGGCTCGGGCGGCCGTTGTCGTACGGCGCCGCCGGGGTGGAGCGGCAGCCCGAGGGGGTCGTACGGACTCCCCGGGAGACGGTCTCGCAGGCGCAGGCGCTGCTGGACGCGGGCAAGCCGTTCCACGCGCACGAGGTCTTCGAGGACGCCTGGAAGTCGGGCCCGCAGGACGAGCGCGCGCTGTGGCGGGGGCTGGCCCAGCTGGCCGTGGGGCTCACCCACGCGGCCCGGGGCAATGCCACCGGTGGCGTACGGCTGCTGCGGCGCGGCGCGGGCGCCGTCGAGGAGTGGGCGGCGGAGCGCGGGGAGCGGCGGCCGTACGGGATGGATGTCACCGGGCTCGTCGGCTGGGCGCGAGGACTGGCGGACGACGTGGAGCGGGATGCCGGTGCCTCGGTCGACGCCGGGGCGCGGGCGCCTCGGCTGCGGGGGGACGGGGCGCCGTAG